A region from the Terriglobia bacterium genome encodes:
- a CDS encoding AAA family ATPase — protein MIGGLPGVGKTTLARELARRLGAVHVRIDSIEQTLRDSGTVTLPLNDAGYRIGYAVAEDNLRLGLTVIADSVNPLQLSRDAWIAVARRAQVPVAEVEITCSDRQRHRQRVETRTTDISGLRLPTWEQVVSREYDPWHREHIVIDTTGRSVAESVEELQAALLKTRF, from the coding sequence ATTATTGGAGGACTCCCGGGCGTGGGAAAGACCACGCTTGCCAGAGAGCTAGCTCGTCGACTCGGTGCAGTGCATGTGCGCATTGACTCGATTGAGCAAACCCTCCGCGATTCCGGAACGGTTACCCTGCCGCTTAATGACGCGGGGTATCGTATCGGGTATGCCGTCGCCGAAGACAATCTTCGCCTCGGTCTTACGGTCATCGCGGATTCTGTTAATCCCCTTCAACTTTCGCGCGACGCTTGGATCGCCGTTGCAAGGCGGGCGCAAGTGCCCGTTGCTGAAGTCGAGATTACCTGTTCTGATCGGCAGCGGCATCGGCAGCGGGTGGAAACGCGCACGACCGACATCAGCGGACTGAGGCTGCCAACATGGGAACAAGTTGTCTCGCGAGAGTACGACCCGTGGCACCGTGAGCACATCGTGATCGACACGACAGGGCGGAGCGTGGCGGAGAGCGTCGAAGAGCTTCAGGCAGCACTATTGAAAACCCGGTTTTAA
- a CDS encoding transposase — MDDIRSKIKAAQSIALPSSALSKACQYALRLWRKLTRFLGYPELELSNNLAENSMRPVALGRKNWIHIGSAQAGPKVAAILSVVESCRRLKLSVRDYLAVVLPGFADLPIQRLTDLTPAEWVAQHS, encoded by the coding sequence CTGGATGATATCCGTAGCAAGATCAAGGCAGCACAGTCCATTGCATTGCCCTCCAGTGCACTCAGCAAGGCCTGCCAATACGCGCTCAGACTGTGGAGGAAACTTACTCGATTCTTGGGATATCCGGAACTTGAGCTGAGCAATAACCTTGCGGAGAATTCAATGCGTCCCGTGGCTCTGGGCCGGAAGAACTGGATACACATCGGCAGTGCACAGGCGGGACCTAAGGTTGCGGCGATTCTCTCGGTCGTGGAAAGCTGCCGTAGGTTGAAACTCTCCGTGCGCGATTATCTGGCCGTGGTTCTCCCCGGGTTTGCCGATCTCCCGATCCAGCGCCTCACAGACCTTACTCCTGCTGAGTGGGTCGCGCAGCATTCATAG
- a CDS encoding TIGR03118 family protein codes for MAGAAAHTDPRLINPWGIAFVPGQPFWVADNNSGFATTYDANGVSQFNVLIPAPRGSASPATPTGVVVAQTGGFILGGAPSQFLVATEDGTISGWNGTGNAILAIDHSTAGAVYKGLAILSPACCATFLVVANFHSGSIEAYTLSFEPLAPPGSFTDPGLPAGFAPFNIQQVGDQVFVTYAKQDAAKHDPVNAPGNGIVDIFDLEGNFVERYALGGTLNSPWSVVQASKDFGRFSNDILIGNFGDGTINAFDPATGDFLGQLKDQTGATITNASLWGLVFGAGGTGDTNTLYFTAGLANEGHGLFGAITAAAEPTLDYSLTVTPQDATVAAGGSANFTLTITPANGFAGTVSLSCAAPTGVTCAFNPPTVTPGAGAATSILTATTSTSVQHYGRLRGMGTLLASAGLFCCFFAGVGRSRRGLHSRLLAGFAITLILGSLIASTGCGSGGGISGSNRANRGTASIVITATSGALSHTSTINLTVQ; via the coding sequence ATGGCTGGAGCGGCCGCACACACCGACCCCAGGCTGATTAATCCTTGGGGAATTGCATTTGTCCCCGGTCAACCATTCTGGGTTGCCGATAACAACAGCGGATTCGCCACTACTTACGATGCGAACGGCGTCTCGCAGTTCAATGTTCTGATTCCCGCTCCACGAGGCAGCGCTTCGCCGGCGACGCCTACCGGTGTGGTCGTCGCCCAGACCGGCGGATTCATCCTCGGCGGCGCTCCCAGCCAGTTTCTTGTCGCGACCGAAGATGGAACCATCTCCGGCTGGAACGGAACGGGGAATGCGATCCTCGCCATCGATCACTCGACCGCTGGAGCCGTGTACAAGGGATTGGCGATCCTGAGTCCCGCCTGTTGTGCGACCTTTCTTGTGGTCGCGAATTTTCACAGCGGGTCGATCGAAGCGTACACGCTAAGCTTCGAGCCGCTTGCGCCTCCGGGATCGTTCACCGATCCGGGCCTTCCGGCTGGCTTTGCCCCGTTCAACATTCAGCAGGTAGGAGATCAGGTGTTCGTGACTTATGCCAAGCAGGATGCTGCCAAGCACGATCCGGTAAACGCACCCGGAAACGGCATCGTCGACATCTTCGACCTGGAAGGCAACTTTGTAGAGCGGTATGCTCTGGGTGGCACCCTGAATTCTCCCTGGAGCGTGGTACAGGCCAGCAAGGACTTCGGCCGGTTCAGCAACGACATCCTGATCGGTAATTTCGGAGACGGCACAATCAATGCGTTCGATCCCGCGACCGGAGACTTTCTCGGTCAATTGAAAGATCAGACCGGGGCAACTATCACGAATGCTTCATTGTGGGGGCTGGTGTTCGGCGCCGGTGGAACAGGCGATACGAACACGCTCTACTTCACCGCAGGACTCGCCAACGAGGGTCACGGCTTGTTCGGCGCGATCACGGCCGCGGCGGAGCCCACCCTCGACTACTCGCTGACGGTGACTCCGCAAGATGCGACGGTCGCGGCGGGAGGGTCGGCCAACTTCACGCTCACCATTACGCCGGCGAATGGATTTGCCGGCACGGTCAGCTTGTCGTGCGCGGCTCCGACGGGCGTGACCTGCGCCTTCAATCCGCCGACCGTGACTCCGGGCGCGGGCGCGGCGACCAGCATACTGACAGCCACGACCTCGACTTCAGTGCAACACTACGGCCGGCTCAGAGGGATGGGCACGTTGCTTGCTAGTGCGGGCTTATTTTGCTGCTTTTTTGCCGGCGTGGGTAGATCTCGCCGAGGGCTGCACTCCAGGCTGCTGGCTGGATTCGCGATCACGCTCATTCTGGGATCCCTGATCGCTTCGACCGGCTGCGGCAGCGGTGGCGGCATCAGCGGCAGTAATCGGGCGAATCGTGGAACCGCATCGATTGTTATAACCGCAACTTCGGGCGCGTTGAGTCACACGTCCACGATTAATCTCACGGTTCAGTAA
- a CDS encoding sigma-70 family RNA polymerase sigma factor: protein MATRRIQQEIDTSNDLALVHAAKRGDMTAFEQLVERYTAMIFRVAMHIMNSREDAEDIVQDAFLKAFQHLQRFEERSRFSTWLTRIAVNAALMKLRNLRRATTISLDQEADDGSTVADKVADWKPNPEQLFSRTELREILQRALASLPHSYRVVFLLRDVEGASVADTAEMLGLSIPNVKARLFRARIKLREHLSRYFARRSNAAASSLPLKQIVSDLRASAAAP from the coding sequence ATGGCAACCCGGAGAATACAGCAAGAAATCGACACCAGCAACGACCTCGCGCTGGTTCATGCGGCCAAACGGGGAGACATGACCGCGTTTGAACAACTGGTTGAGCGTTACACCGCCATGATTTTCCGGGTCGCAATGCACATCATGAATTCGCGTGAGGATGCCGAAGATATCGTGCAGGACGCGTTCCTGAAGGCATTCCAGCATTTGCAGCGCTTTGAAGAACGCTCGCGCTTTTCGACCTGGCTGACCAGGATCGCGGTCAACGCCGCCCTGATGAAGCTTCGCAACTTGCGACGGGCAACGACTATTTCCCTAGACCAAGAGGCAGACGATGGCAGCACTGTAGCAGACAAGGTCGCTGACTGGAAACCCAACCCCGAGCAGCTCTTTAGTCGAACCGAGCTCAGAGAAATCCTGCAGCGAGCCCTTGCTTCACTGCCACACTCTTACAGAGTTGTTTTCTTGTTGCGTGACGTCGAAGGTGCGTCCGTCGCGGACACAGCAGAGATGCTGGGGCTGAGCATTCCCAATGTGAAGGCACGCTTGTTCCGCGCGCGGATAAAGCTCCGTGAACACCTCAGCAGGTACTTCGCGCGCCGCAGTAATGCGGCAGCGTCGTCGCTACCTCTGAAGCAGATTGTCAGCGACTTACGGGCCTCGGCAGCGGCGCCTTAG
- a CDS encoding DUF3455 domain-containing protein: MSYNLGQRPNKTEGARSLLVAALVLACAFGTVIPAAAQKVTPPPTPSQITPEAGNVAFAVGHAQGTQGYICLPTSTGGTSWTVLAARPEATLFVKIFGKDVQIITHFLSPDNTADRVPRATWQSSFDTSRVWAAKVNGIPAGSDPASCPNTGAIDCLLLGTKATQDGPTGGKFLSKTTFVQRLNTRGGSAPADNAGCLSSADVGHQLLVGYTADYFFYRKAE, encoded by the coding sequence ATGAGTTACAACCTAGGTCAGAGGCCCAACAAGACTGAAGGAGCTCGGAGCCTGTTGGTAGCCGCTCTGGTGCTCGCATGTGCATTCGGCACAGTCATCCCCGCAGCGGCGCAGAAAGTCACGCCCCCGCCTACTCCTTCCCAGATTACACCGGAGGCAGGAAACGTTGCCTTTGCGGTCGGCCACGCGCAGGGTACGCAAGGCTATATCTGCCTGCCCACCAGCACCGGCGGCACTTCCTGGACCGTCCTCGCCGCTCGCCCGGAAGCCACCCTTTTCGTGAAGATCTTCGGGAAGGACGTCCAGATCATCACGCACTTCCTCAGCCCCGATAACACCGCCGACCGGGTCCCCCGCGCCACGTGGCAGAGTTCCTTCGATACCAGCAGGGTGTGGGCAGCTAAGGTGAATGGGATCCCCGCCGGCTCCGACCCCGCGAGTTGCCCAAATACGGGTGCAATCGACTGCCTCTTATTGGGGACCAAGGCGACGCAAGATGGGCCGACGGGCGGTAAATTCCTGAGCAAGACCACCTTCGTCCAGCGTTTGAATACCCGAGGGGGATCTGCCCCGGCTGACAATGCCGGCTGCTTGTCCTCTGCCGATGTGGGTCACCAACTGCTCGTGGGTTACACGGCCGATTACTTCTTCTACCGCAAAGCGGAATAA